The Methanobrevibacter thaueri DNA window AGATTAATTTAAAGGATTTGAATGAAACAATCGTCAAATTTCCATCAATTAAAGAACAAGAAAAAATTGCAAACTTTTTTTCTGCAATTGATAAAAAAATTGAGTTATTGGATGAGAAGCGTAAATCATATTTGGATTTCAAGAGGTATTTGATGCAACAGATTTTCGCACAGAAATTAAGATTTGATGAAACTGAATCTTGGAAAATTATGAAAATTGATTCATTAATATCAGAATATAAAGAAAAAGCAGGAAATAACAATTTTCCTGTATTGTCTTCAACATTATCTGGCATATATTTACAATCGGATTATTTTGATAAAAATGTAAATAGTGAAGACACTACAGACTATAAAATTGTTCCTAAAGGTTATTTTACATACAGATCAATGAGTGATACTGGTGTATTCAGATTTAATATTCAAAATATTGTAGAAAAAGGGATTATAAGTCCTGCATATCCTGTTTTTACAACAAATAATATTAATGATATATTTTTAGAACAATATCTTAATAATAGTTCATTTATCAAAAGGCAAATATTAACATTAAAAGAAGGTGGAACAAGATACGCGTTGGGTTTAAATAAATTTAAAAAACTAAAAATTGAAGTTCCATCTATTAATGAACAAAATGAAATTGCGTCATGTTTTGAAACAGTTAATAATAAAATTAATAATATTTATAAAGAACTTAATTTTGTAAATGATTTTAAAAAAGGTTTACTCCAACAAATGTTTGTTTAAGTGAATAAATTAAAGTTTATTCACTATTTCTTCACCTTTATCAGTTAATCTGTACAATCTTCCTTTACGTACAGAATCATCTAAAACTTCAATTAAATCTTTACTTTTCAATTCACTTAATACTTTGCTCACGTGATTAGTTTTGATATCGCTGCGCTCAGCTATTTCTTTCGGCATCAATACATTATCTTCCAATGCTTTTAATACATTCTGCCTGTAACTGGATCTTCTCACAAAATCCAATGTTTCGTCATCCATGCAAATCCCCCATTTTTCTTGTTTCCAAACCCGTTATAATCTTTTTCCCATCTTCATTAATTGAATAAACTATGTTTCTTTTTCCTTCGCCGCTAATTAAATTATTGTCACGTAATTGTTTCAGCACAACTGACACCCTTGACTGAATAATACCTGTTTCTTCAGCAATTTGTTTTGAGGTTTTATCGCCAGCAAGTAGTGATTTTAGTGCATCTTGTCGTGTTTTTGATCTAGCGACAAAGCCAAGCAAGTTATAAATATTGGAATTTTCCATTAAATAATACTTAATTAACAAGATTATATAATCTTATCTACATGACATTGCAGAAGTAAGTTGAATCGCAATGGCCTAATGATTTATTAAAAAGAATGATTAAGAAAATGACATTGAAAGTTGTGAAGTATTATAAATATTAAGTGTTGAGTTGAGAATAATGATAGTTGTGTTGATAGTAAAAAAAATAAAAAAAGAAAGTAAGTGCCGAAGCAATTACTTTTTAACTTTCACAGTTACCTTTTTGGTCACTTTTCCGTACGTAGCAGTATATGTTACCTTTTTACCTTTTTTGAGTTTCTTAAGAACTGCTTTTTTAACAGTAATCTTAGCTACACCTTTGGCATTGGTTTTAGCCTTGTAAGTTTTCTTATTAAACTTGAATTTAATAATTTTTCCTTTAACTGCTTTACTATTAACTTTTAAAGTGGCCCGGATAACTAATTTCTTGGCAGATCTCTTAACAGTTACTTTTTTAAGTGTTAATGTTGTTTTAGCTACTGACTTAGATGGAGTTGTTTGTTTTTTAATAGTTACACTTCCAGTTTTTGTAAATGGAGAATATTTGCTATTACCAGAATAAGTTATAGAATACTTATAAACTCCATTAGCTAAATCTGGAATTTTGACATTAGCCACCCCTCCAACAACATTGAAATTATAATTCTTGCCACCAATATTTAAAGTTATAGTTCCTGTAGCATCACTTGGCAATTTTATACTTACTGAACTTCCCGGAGAACTAGGGAATGTTGGTATGTTTATGTCTTTTTCAGGAATGTCATAAGTGTATTTTCCATCAGGAGTTGTGACAAATATTTTATTTACTTTAATTTCATCAGTTAAAGTATTGATTGAAGTAATATCATAAATTCCAATGTTTAAATTTAATTTTAAACTTGCCATACCTTCCTCATCAGTAGTAACAACTTTCTCTTCATTATTGAATCTAAATAATATTGGGGTGTTAACTAATTTTTCGGCATTTTTGTCTAAAAACAAAGCTTTAAATTCATAATCAGTATTACAGATGATGGTGATATTTTCAGCTTGAATACTTGTAAAAATTAATAAATTATGATAAGCTTTCTCACTAACAACAGGATTAATAATAGTGATATTATAACTTCCAAGTCCTAAATGTTTTGGCAATATTGCAATTCCATTAGCATCTGTACGTGCAGAATAGTCATCACCATCAATATTGAAGATTACATATTTATAAGTTAATACATTGCCATACTCATCATAGAACTTAACCTTGAATTCATCACCACTACCATAAAGTATAGGCATTTCTGAAAACTCAATTGGATATACTTTATACACCATGAAAGATGTTGAATATTCTTTATTAGCATAATAAACATTATCAATATATTTGACTTTAACATCATGTTTACCTAACGAAGGTTTGGATATGGTATAACTATCTCCTTCATCAATGGTAGTTTCATAAACACCATCGACATAAATCTCAAATTCCCCAAATGAACCACTAACTAATGGAGTTAAAACAACATTTCTACCATACAGACAGTTATCTATGTTTAAATTAATATCCTGTGATTTAAGAATTACAATAACCGGTTCATTAATGATGTTGAAAGATTCATATTTAGAATCACCTTCATAATTAACAGATATATATTTCACACCACTTTTTAAATAAGTTGTAGTGAATGTAAAAAAACCATTAACCAATTTACCTTGGTAATTTCCACCATTGAAATTTACACTAATATTTCCAGTTGCATCCTCATTTAATACAAGAGTAATATTTGATGTTATTCCAGATTCAATTGTATAAAAATATCTGGTTGGATCAATTCTACTTACAAATACAGAATCAGTGAAGGTACTTGAATTATATATGTTATCTCCTAAATAAACTAAAGTAATATTACTATAAGGTCCACTAAGATTATTTAAAGTGTATGTGGAACCAACTGGCATTGTAGTTATATACTTACCATTAACATATACTTTTATTTGGCCAGTAGCTCCCTCAACCACATAAGGAGCTAAAACAAATTCATCACCCCAGTCAATACAATCTGGTTCAAAAGTAAGATTTGCAGGCAAACCAAATACTGAAAAATTGGAACTGAATGATTTTGTAGCATACATATTATCTCCAGAATATGTGGCATTTAGAACATAGTTTCCACGAGGTAAATTAGGGATTAATAAGTTAATAGATTCACCTTTACCAATGAGATTAATTTGAGAATTAAAGACTGATTCATTTAATTCATTATAGATATCTACATTAATTATACCATCATAACTTTCATGAAAATCAATTGTAACATTTAAAAGTTCGAATATTATAGTATTATTTACATTTACATTTAAATTAGAACTATATTTGTTAGGGATATATAAGAATCTATTATAATTAGTTTTTTCTCCATTAAATGTGAAATGGGCATCGGAATAACCATAATTGGAATTATAATAATTTGGATATTTACTTTTAAAGTAAATTGCATCCCCATATGTTGCAACATTATTGTTATGAAAATCAACATAATATAACATATTTATTGAATTAACATATATCGCACCACCATAAGTAGCAGCATTATTATAAAAATCAGCTCCTATGAATTTATATGCACTAGATATATAAATGCCTCCACCATATTTAGCATGATTACTATCAAAAATTAAATAATCATAAATAGATACATGATTTCCATTAACGTATGCCCCACCACCTGAAACAGAAGCAGTATTACTAATGAAAGTAGTATTTCTAAGTGTTCCATAATCTGAATCGTTAGGACAATTTAGATTTAGTCCCCCACCATAATCAGCGCGATTATTTGTAAAATTCGAATCATAAATAGATGCTGCATTTTGAGAATATACCGCACCTCCACGATATGCTACATTATTATCAAATCTTGAATTTGAAATAAAGAATACACTTTCAACAACTGAACAAATTGCGCCTCCAGATTTATTTGCAGCATTATTTAAAAAAGTACAATTTTCTATAGTGCCCCAAGTACCCGTCCAGTAAATGGCTCCCCCATTTTCTGAACTATAACCATTTTTAAAAATAATGTTCTTTAAAGTAACATCTTGTGAAGTAACTTTAAATATCCTACTTAATTGACTTCCATCAATACTATGGCCTTGACCATCAATAGTAAAACCTCTTGTTTTAATTGTAATACCATTTTTATAAGTCGAATCTTTAGCGGAATTATATTTATAATCTTTATCTAATACTAACTCCGTTCCTGTAATTTGTCCAGCCAAATCTGTAAAAGTTCCTGGTGTCGCACTTAATTCATCTTCTTCTGTTGCAGCAACATCATCTAATTGCTCTTCAACCGTAAAAATATTATTATTTTCATCATCTATTTCAATTAAATCTATATTTTGATTTTCATTTGCTCTCATAGTTTCATTTACATCAACTGCTACCACACTAGCAATGCTGAACAAACAAACCAGTAAACAAATGAATATAAAACTCTTTTTGTATCTCATAGTATTGCTCCCAATTTTTTATTAATTAGTATATATTTATGTTTAACTTGTATATTTAATAGTTTCCAAAAGAGTAAACATCAAAATACTGAAAGAAACACATTATAATTAGGATACTTGATGATAAAACTTATATAATTATGAATCAATACTGCAAGTAAAAAATAGTATCATATAAAAGTCCATATAATCAACATGTTACTGTACATGCACAAACTAAAAAAAAAGAAGAAATAAATGTAGACAAAATATCTACATTACTTTAAAATATTTTTACAAGTTTTAATTAATAACTACATCCTGTTTCTTAGCAATTTTGTATCCGTATCTATATGTCCAACTACTACACCATCTTGAGTTGTTGTATCAACTACAACATCTGCTTTAATATGATATGAATCAGTATTACGATTAATGTTGCCTATATTTGTATATTTAAAAAATAATTCATATTGATAATCCTTTAATAAAGAATTAGCTTGATCTAATACAATATTATCTGCATCACTATTATGATAAGCAAGATTTACCGTATCCCACTTATATGTTTGATCAGGATATTTAATTTCAACATTTTTTAAATATACATCATTAACGTGATCTATATCTGTGGTAGGGACCAAAACAATAGTAAATTTATCAAATTGTGGAAATTGTTCCAAACCAACTTCTTTAACATTCACATCATCTCCAAACCAACCAGCACTTACGCTTGCTACAGATAGTGAAGCAACAAGTGCAATAATTAATATTATAACTATTTTGCGCATGTTTATCATTCTCCTAAGTAGTTATTTATAATTCCTAAATGAATTTTATCTTTAAGATACGCATTACCAACGTACGCAATAACAACACCGATAACTATCAATATTAAAGCTTGATTACCTATAAAAGTATCAAACCAGAACGCAAACTGTCTACCCATAAACATGGATACAATACTTGATTCTAAAAGCCCAGTCAATAAACCAACAAATAAACCCATAATTATTGCTTCAGTTTTATCTTTCATGTGTGCTGACAATAATCCAACAGCAATAATAACCCCAATTATAAAGCTGAGCCAAGTTAAACCAGTATCAGTGTAGTATATAGATGTACTGATTGTTCCCCATGTTAAATTTAAGAATATGATTCCGATTATTAATGCAATGATTAATCCAACAACCCCAAACTTAAGAATATTTGCAAAGTTAAGATTGCTAAAATCAAATCCATTAGTTTTAGAATCATTTTTAGCTTTATCAACTTTAACAGTAGCAGTTTTATCATTACTTACCACATCATCAACTTTGGCACCACAAGATGCGCAAAATTTCGCAGAAACGTCCATTTCTGCACCGCATTGATCGCAAAACTTTTTTGACATTTTATTTTTTCACCTCTCTGATATTGTTCGTTCTTATTAAAATGATATTAAATCAATACTACATCGTTACTAATACACTATTTATTTATGCTGTAATATAAAGTTATATGAATACTGACAAGCATGACTTTATTCGAGCCCTTTCGTATGTGAAGCGAAGTAGTAACAGGCGAGATGTTGTAAATATTATTAATAAATCATTATTAATGCCTTCCGAGATTGCGAAGATAATGGATCTACGAGTAAATCAGATAAGTGCCATATTATCAGATTTAAAGAAAGAAAATATAGTAGTTTGCATAAATGAACATGAAAAAGTCGGGAGACTTTATGAACTCACACCATTGGGATTAGAAATCTATTACTACTTAAAAGAAATGGAGCAGGAATAAAACCTGCAATCCTTAATAATCATAGCCACATTTAGCACAACACTCCCTATACAATCGATTAAATTCCACTTCTCCCATTTCCTTTCTAGTATCGGCGTTCAACTTGACTTTATAATATTCAGCATAGCTAGTCATCTGCCAATCATTTTGGCGTAAAACAGGTTTTCCTGCAAGATAATCACCAAAAATTGTAGTTTTCACTATTTTATTGACTCTACGTTGATGTTCACCCTTAGGCATGCCCATCCAGTGCTCTACAACAAATATTCGTGTTTTTGAACTGCTAAGATAAGGTATCTCATTGTTCTTACGCTGTTTTAGATTTTTGTCATACATTTTAGAGTCATGACTACCTGTTTTGACCTTTTCATGCCTTGATTCTATCTGATTTGAAACAGTCTTACGCCAATTTTCTTTAAATTTACTTACATCACTAGGATTGTTAGCATACTTTTTAACATACTCGATAACCCTATGTGGCGGCTCAGAAAATGGAAGAATTCCTTTCTTATTGGGATAGATACCATGTCTTTTAGCTATACGTAAGATGTCTGTTGTATCAATACCATGATATGCTACTTTTTTGTCAAATTCTTCCTCTCCTTTAAAGCTCATACCGCCTTTTGCTACATGAGCACATTCAGCTATTCCTTTGGCTAATGCCATACCTATTAACAAACTTAAAACCATTTTAAATCACATCATTTTTATTTTAATTAATTTTGGTGATGGTAATGGTGCAATTACTTAATACATATCAATTCCACATTTCCTAGCGCAAGCTTTGTAAAGTTTTTCAGATTCAAAATGTCGAACACCATGTAACGCCCAAACATGTAATCTTCCAGATCTGTTATTTTCAATAACCGCTTTACCAGGCTTAGGTGCAATATCCTTCAAAACAGTCACTGAATATAACCTTTCGATTAATTCATCATGAGATATTGGAATGCCGATAACACGCTTTCTGAAAGTTATTAACTCGTCTGAAAGATTTAATGAATTAACAACTTCATGATATTCATTATTCCATATTTCTTTTTGTTTTGCAAGTTCCTGTTCTCTTACAGTATTATACACTTCACAAAATTTATCAAAATCAGAAATTTCTGTGAGCGGCTCCTGCATAATAAATTCATAAGCCCTGTCCATACCCTTTTCAGGTAAGACTTCTGTATCTTCACCACCTATGAGACTTGGATAAGATACACGTCTAATCCTGCAAATCAAGCATATTAAGTCAAAATCTCTTTCAACATCAAGTGGACCACGTTTCTTGAGTTCCTTCTCCAACATGAATGTCTTTGTGTCACTCGCAACAGCTTTTAAACCATAAGCAGACGCTAAACCTACTAATGCAAAACCTAATAACATATTTATCACTTTTCCTTTTATTATTAATCAAATAGGTGATGGTAAAATGGTTAATTCAGACCATAGTGAAATATGGCCTGTTATCAATAATGATTAAATCAAATACACCATTTGAGCATTGTTCGCGCTCCCATATCAAGCGGCTTGAAGCTTCTTGAGATGTAGTGTAGTAGTAATCAAAAATTTTCCAACTTTGATCTTCAAATTCTTCAATCATAAAGGATACTTCGTATCCAGTACGTGGATTTATTGTAATGCGGAATTTTTTCATTTAAATTACCTCCTTCATAATAAACGTTCTACCAAATCACGTTGGCACAGATAATAGAGTTCTGCAGCAGCACGATCTTGCAATTCATATTTGCAGTCATTCTCAAACTCTCTGAACTCTTCTAAATCGATAGAAAACGGGATTTGCAGTTCGCATGCGATTTCCATCATTTTAGAGAGGTATTCTCTGGAACTATCATCCCTATCAAATTCATCGAGCCAACGACCTACATGAACACCATAGGCGTTTTCAAGTTCAATTAACAATTTTAAAGCTTCTTTTCTTTGCATAATATCACCTCATTATTCAGTATAGTCCACAAACAAACCTGCGTCTTGTTCAGCTGGTTGTATGTAAAGACAAAAATTGTTTTGCCAAGCAAATTGCACAGCTTCTTCAAGAGTGCAATATTTGCATTTTCTGTCTTCTGGACGGCCTTCACCAGTCCACCATTCAAGTAGTCCACCGTCTTCGTACCAAGTAACGTCTGTTGTACTAAATCTCATCCTAATCTCTCCAAAATTTCATTCCTTCTTTCTAAAAACATCTCATTTGCTTTATTATGCCATTTAACGAATAAATCCATTTGTTCATCCACATATAACTCCTCAATATCTATATCTTCACAAATACCAAAGCCAAAATCACCATCCAGCTCAGCAAATTCATATAGATTTTCTTTTTCAGAGTAAGTCATTGCAGCGAGCAATGTAACAGCTACAAATTCATTTACTTGAGTTTCTGCGTCCATTTTTTTCACCTTTTAAAATAAATATAGATTTTTAAGACCCTCACAGGTCATTTCAACAACAATTATATTATCCAATTTTGCAGAGCACCAAGCTCAAATCTACGAGCTTCAATCATTCTCTGATGGACGGTTTCATCTGTTTTCTCAATTGGTGTTGGTCGGCTGAAGATATAATCAGTTATGCGATTTTTCTTTTGCTCGTACTCTTCAGTTGATTCGTAGTTCAACACGTTCTTTAATTTGGCGAACTCCCTCACTATTAAAAGCTTTTCCACATCTAAAAAATATCTCCAAGCCATATGATCATAAGGATAGTAATCTGCCTCAAAGATATGGCCTGCTCGAAGTTTGTATCCGTTCATCATACCATTCACTTTGCGCGGATTCAAAACAAGGATTACCATATGTTTTATCAAAGATACAACTTCAGTTATTGAAGCATCTTCAATATGGATTGATTCTATTACATCTGCTTGTTCATCCAGACAATACACCATGTGGTTTGTATTGTCAGATATAACCATGACACACATGGTGTCGTTTGGAAGTGGTATTCTTTCTAACCTCATAATATCACCTAAAAAATAATTACAGCAGTTTTTAAGGAGGATGCTTAGCCTCCATAGTTCAACAACTCATTCCCAAATCATGTCATCAAGTATTTGTGATTTAGGAAGTTCGGAAGGATTGAAAGCATACTGGCCAAATCTCATACATTTAACAGCAGGAA harbors:
- a CDS encoding restriction endonuclease subunit S, whose product is MSEEKLVPKLRFSGFDDEWKNCKLQEICKVQDGTHTTPNYVDEGVPFYSVETITSDAPPKFIAYEEHETLIKRCKPQFGDILLTRIGTLAKSKVIDWNNEFSIYVSLALLSSIKINNYYLNQYIQTETYQKEFLKRSLLLAVPQKINLKDLNETIVKFPSIKEQEKIANFFSAIDKKIELLDEKRKSYLDFKRYLMQQIFAQKLRFDETESWKIMKIDSLISEYKEKAGNNNFPVLSSTLSGIYLQSDYFDKNVNSEDTTDYKIVPKGYFTYRSMSDTGVFRFNIQNIVEKGIISPAYPVFTTNNINDIFLEQYLNNSSFIKRQILTLKEGGTRYALGLNKFKKLKIEVPSINEQNEIASCFETVNNKINNIYKELNFVNDFKKGLLQQMFV
- a CDS encoding winged helix-turn-helix domain-containing protein, giving the protein MDDETLDFVRRSSYRQNVLKALEDNVLMPKEIAERSDIKTNHVSKVLSELKSKDLIEVLDDSVRKGRLYRLTDKGEEIVNKL
- a CDS encoding ArsR/SmtB family transcription factor, producing the protein MENSNIYNLLGFVARSKTRQDALKSLLAGDKTSKQIAEETGIIQSRVSVVLKQLRDNNLISGEGKRNIVYSINEDGKKIITGLETRKMGDLHG
- a CDS encoding Ig-like domain-containing protein, whose translation is MRYKKSFIFICLLVCLFSIASVVAVDVNETMRANENQNIDLIEIDDENNNIFTVEEQLDDVAATEEDELSATPGTFTDLAGQITGTELVLDKDYKYNSAKDSTYKNGITIKTRGFTIDGQGHSIDGSQLSRIFKVTSQDVTLKNIIFKNGYSSENGGAIYWTGTWGTIENCTFLNNAANKSGGAICSVVESVFFISNSRFDNNVAYRGGAVYSQNAASIYDSNFTNNRADYGGGLNLNCPNDSDYGTLRNTTFISNTASVSGGGAYVNGNHVSIYDYLIFDSNHAKYGGGIYISSAYKFIGADFYNNAATYGGAIYVNSINMLYYVDFHNNNVATYGDAIYFKSKYPNYYNSNYGYSDAHFTFNGEKTNYNRFLYIPNKYSSNLNVNVNNTIIFELLNVTIDFHESYDGIINVDIYNELNESVFNSQINLIGKGESINLLIPNLPRGNYVLNATYSGDNMYATKSFSSNFSVFGLPANLTFEPDCIDWGDEFVLAPYVVEGATGQIKVYVNGKYITTMPVGSTYTLNNLSGPYSNITLVYLGDNIYNSSTFTDSVFVSRIDPTRYFYTIESGITSNITLVLNEDATGNISVNFNGGNYQGKLVNGFFTFTTTYLKSGVKYISVNYEGDSKYESFNIINEPVIVILKSQDINLNIDNCLYGRNVVLTPLVSGSFGEFEIYVDGVYETTIDEGDSYTISKPSLGKHDVKVKYIDNVYYANKEYSTSFMVYKVYPIEFSEMPILYGSGDEFKVKFYDEYGNVLTYKYVIFNIDGDDYSARTDANGIAILPKHLGLGSYNITIINPVVSEKAYHNLLIFTSIQAENITIICNTDYEFKALFLDKNAEKLVNTPILFRFNNEEKVVTTDEEGMASLKLNLNIGIYDITSINTLTDEIKVNKIFVTTPDGKYTYDIPEKDINIPTFPSSPGSSVSIKLPSDATGTITLNIGGKNYNFNVVGGVANVKIPDLANGVYKYSITYSGNSKYSPFTKTGSVTIKKQTTPSKSVAKTTLTLKKVTVKRSAKKLVIRATLKVNSKAVKGKIIKFKFNKKTYKAKTNAKGVAKITVKKAVLKKLKKGKKVTYTATYGKVTKKVTVKVKK
- a CDS encoding zinc ribbon domain-containing protein → MSKKFCDQCGAEMDVSAKFCASCGAKVDDVVSNDKTATVKVDKAKNDSKTNGFDFSNLNFANILKFGVVGLIIALIIGIIFLNLTWGTISTSIYYTDTGLTWLSFIIGVIIAVGLLSAHMKDKTEAIIMGLFVGLLTGLLESSIVSMFMGRQFAFWFDTFIGNQALILIVIGVVIAYVGNAYLKDKIHLGIINNYLGE
- a CDS encoding MarR family transcriptional regulator, which encodes MNTDKHDFIRALSYVKRSSNRRDVVNIINKSLLMPSEIAKIMDLRVNQISAILSDLKKENIVVCINEHEKVGRLYELTPLGLEIYYYLKEMEQE